The genomic interval aaaacaacaataataaatggATAACGTGAAAGCTTGCTAAGTGTAGAATGAATTaggtgaaaaaaaacagttaagtGTTAACTTGATCAAAATAGTTCATttgacatatttatatatatgttcattaatatgtattgtctttttattaaataaatcaaacttaatTAGCCTTAAAGTAGCAATGCTAAAGGTGTACAGTgtttaatgtatatatttttttctttcttatatTGTACACCTGAACTTTAGTTCTACGGCGTGTGGATGACCAATAAACATCTAAGGACCTAGAGTCTTACGTATATCCAATCAGTGAGACAAATTTTAACACAAGGCTGCTGATTGCATGCGTGTGTCGATAAATCGTAAGATGAGAAAATTACAACCTAATTTTCATTTACTGTGCAATTAATAGTCTTAATGCATAGTAAGACAATCTTATGTAGTATATGGCAATGAAGTGTTGAGTTGGGAAAGACCGTGCAGCAAAAGACAAGATGGGTCGGTACAATAACGGACAAGACAAAGTAGGATAGGGAAGGATATTAAAGACAGAACAGCACAACAAAGGACAAGACCGGACAATTGGATAACAAAGCTCTAGTGTTAGAAAAGACAGGACAAGATGGTACTGGAGAACGCagggtaaaacaaaacaaaaaatgaagtaCATTAAGAATGAACTACAGCGTTAGGGATGGATGAATTGTTTACTAGCGAGGGTttaaagggggggaaaagtACACAATACTGACTATTCACTTCCTGCTAAGTGGACGTCAGCCCTGTCAACTTTGAATTTGGGCATTTATCTTTCATTGGCGGCACTGTCTTGGAACTGAAAtcctggcagtgaatgatcatgtgtAAGTGCTGTTGACAGGAacaggtgtccaaactattatGACTAGGATCCTGGCAGCCATGTCTAACTAACGCctgctagcttaatgctaacatATGCGAAATGAATTACTAAATAGGCGACTGGAATAAGGATCGATGTTACAGTGATGATCATGGACTGGACATTAAGTAGAagaaaggggagaaaaaaactgtattGAACAGTGATTTTGTGAAAATGgtttattatattttcttaGCTTAAAGTTTATTTGGTTTGGTGTAGAAAATGTAATGTCAAGTGGACTTGCAATTtaatttcaatcattttcaaCACGACATACACATGATTTACCTGCTGAGATGTAATTGAGAATTTGAATACATGttctaaaaaaaactgtacagGGGTTTTGGGCCGCAATTTGaataaatgaactttttttggtCTGCATGAATCGGATTCGCTACTAATTTTTCCACATTCAAGTTTTCAGTTGTCAGAACTCCATAAGGTGCGTGTATGGTCCATTGGTTTGGATGTGGAGGACCTGCCGGTTCCCGTATGTGCCATGTTCCACGCTCACTCCAGCCGCCTTCACTTCCTGTTGGCACAGAGCCACGAAGCGCGCATACAGCCGCAGACCGTCCTCCTTGGCGACGTTGTTGTGGTACTGCATGGATCGGCCTTTAGCTTTGCCCCCCAGCGTGGCCTGGGGGACCACCAGGAGGCTGCCAGGAAGGTTCAACACAGAAACCATCTTGCCGGACGAGGATTCGCACAGACGCACGTTCAGCAGTGTGGAAACTACATCAGGAAAATGGCAGTACAGTAACTactatattttctcgcatataagccatatttttaaccaaaaaaattacaaacaaggtggaatacatgaacaacatctttgcctcggttatcgcacaaggtttaaatttggtgtaacgtaagattaaaacttatttgtatgtatagtaatctaagttcatttcagttcaatttaaagtttgttacgagcgcgttccCGTCATGTCTCTTGTCCGCGTTAAGACGCTACCGTCTGTGTActgaaaaatgtcacattttagtatttaagatcataacgtctagataggtatttgttactttgttagtagGTAGTGAATTAgataaataaaaagatgtttcttcattgtaatatcctgtttttgttgtttttttggggagggtgggaatggattaatttgtatttacttattttctatgggaaacaaattgatttgagatacgagtaaattgacatacgagcctTGAGTACCTTCAACaaggttttgaaaaaaatgatgtgaaGAAGACACTCACCTATTTTGGGCAATATTTCTTCTGTtgcacctttaaaaaaacaaatgtagatCACCATGCCTCTTTCGATCTGTCAACACAAACagatccccccaaaaatttgcATTGTATGTGGCAAAAGTCCTTGCTTTTCAAAACAGTGATACTATAGGCTGCCAAATCCTGAATGTACACATTACTAGGGGAGAGCAGGGTTGTTTTTCCCAAACGCAGCAATAGGAACGTCATGTGAGCACTGTAaagttgacactacctctagtgCATCTCTAAttgttttttcccttcattAGACTGCATAGTGATTAGAGGTCAGATAAGTTTGACGGAATTTATAATAGCTTGGAATTGGccacttctagtttaattttgtttttgaataaaaaataatgcaaacggTGTCAAAAACGATTTTGGTTTAACAGATATAACTTC from Stigmatopora argus isolate UIUO_Sarg chromosome 15, RoL_Sarg_1.0, whole genome shotgun sequence carries:
- the dtd2 gene encoding D-aminoacyl-tRNA deacylase 2, translating into MADGSSCPDPVARTVLQQCLEARLQVKPGDEHEQAQWVQIERGMVIYICFFKGATEEILPKIVSTLLNVRLCESSSGKMVSVLNLPGSLLVVPQATLGGKAKGRSMQYHNNVAKEDGLRLYARFVALCQQEVKAAGVSVEHGTYGNRQVLHIQTNGPYTHLMEF